TCTATTTAGATTAGGAGAGGTGTACCTGAACTATGCTGAAGCACTTAATGAATCAGATCCGGGTAATGCTGATATTCTGATTTATCTTAATAAAATCAGGGAAAGAGCTGGTGTAAGAACTTATACTACAGGACCATCTGATGCTTCAAATATACATGTTGACAGTGATCAGGAAAGCATTAGAAAGGTAATCAGAATGGAACGAAGAGTTGAGCTTTGCACTGAAGGAATACGTTATAGTGATTTAAGAAGATGGAAATTAGCGGAAACAGTGCTAAATGGTCCTTTCTACGGAATGAATTACAATGGTACTAATGCAAATGACTTTTATAAAAGAACCGTTTATCAAAACAGGGTGTACAAAAAATCTTTCTACTGGTTTCCTGTATACTTAGCAGAAATTGAGAAGAATCCAAATTTAGTACAGGCACCTTTCTGGGACAAATAATTTAAACGAAACTAAAATGAAAAATATAAAAAATATTATCTCATTTATCATAATGAGTATCGTTCTTGTCTCTTGTGAAGATAAAGGACTTGAGAATGCTGATTGGCTTAAAGAACCCAATTTTGCTAATCCGATGACTTTAAGTCTTTCCGTTAACGAAGTTGTATTGGTAAAAGAAAATGAGGGACAAAATGCCATAACTTTTACCTGGACAAAAGGAAATGACAGGGGAGCCGGAACTAATTTGACTTACTTTTTACGTATGGATATTGAAGGTAAAAATTTTGGAGAAGGAATGGACAAGGATAATGACAATTATACGACCATTACAGAAGAACTGCCACAAGGTGTTTTTACTAAAACTTATACGGTAAAGCAATTAAACGATTTATTGTTGAAAAACTTTAAACGTCCGGGTGGTGTTGTCACGAACCTTCAGTTGCAGATAATAGCAAGGGTAGATAATAGCAAGCAGTTTCAGCTTCCGGAAGTATCTACATCCACTTTTTCTGCTACGAGCTATAGTCCTGGACCGTTGCCATTGTTTATGGTTGGAGATGCTATAAGCGGAAACTGGGATTACAGCACAGGTAAAAGCTTACCAGAAATTACTGAAAGAACAATTTATAATTATATTGGAAATTTTTCTGTTGGCTCATTTAAGGTTATTGAAAAACCAGGCAATGAACTGCCATCTTATGATCCTGCAGCCGGAAATACGCTTGTTTATAATGAAACAGAGCCAAGAACAGCCGATAATGTTTTCAAAGTAGCTGAGTCAGGTCGTCATTCGTTATATATGGATATTGATCAGAAAACCTATGTTTTTGGATATGTGCCTTACGAGAATATTTATATGGTTGGAAATGCAATAACCGGTATAGGCTGGGATATTGGAAAGGCCAAACAAATGACATGGGATCCTAAGAATCCTGAAGTTTTTTCATACAAAGGACAATTTGATGCGGGCGAATTTAAACTTTATACGCAGCAAGGCAACTGGGGAGGCAGAGCTTTAATGCCTGCAATAAATCTTACGAAACTTGTACCTGATGCAGCCCCAACACCAATGTCGTTGATGCCAAACGCTAATCCAGATAATAAATGGCTTATTGAAGCGACAGGGAATTACGAACTTATTGTTAATCCTGCGAAAATGACTATTGCGCTAAAAAAACTGTAGATATAGTAATAAATATTTTCAGGTAATAAAATTGTCCCAACAAAATGAAGACAAAACTTTCCAATCTGATGTATTGGAAGGTTTTGGATTCTTTTTTTAGTATTTATAAGATTATTCATTTCTAAATAAAAGAAAACGAAATCTTACAGGTTTTGTAGGTCTTTCTTAGTCTAAATATTTATTGCTAAATATTTAAAAAAGAATCACAAAAAATCCCTTAAAATAACGAAACAATTATGAAAAAAGGATTACAATTACTCCTATTGATTCCTTTATTGGTATTCAATGGACTTATAACCCGGAGCCAGACTTCAAATATGGCTGGGGATAATATTGCTGTTTTTTACCCAAATAATTTTAATCCTTCAGGGACATTGCCGTCTCTGATTTTTACAAATGATTTTACCAATCAGGGCACTGTTCCTCCAACATGGGCCATAAAACCTGTTTTTAGTACTGCAAATGGTAAAAGTATAGTAAAAATTTCCTATACAGGGAGTGTAGATTTTTATGGCAACGGAGAAGTAACAGGACCGTTGAGGCGTAATGATACTCAGGTAACGTTATGGAATAGCGAAGCACCGAATTACTGGATTGATAATGGTACCCGTCTTTACCAGTCACATCCATGGATTATGGGTGTACGTCCTGACGGTACTGCTTTTGGAATTATTGCAGATCATACCTGGAAACAATCTTTTGTAATAACAAATCCGGTAACCATAACTTCGGATGGTCCTGAATTCAGGGTGATTGTTATTGAAAGAAGCAGTCCGCAGGAACTATTGAAGACACTCGCCGAGTTAACCGGAAAAATAGAACTTCCTGCTTTATGGACATTAGGGTATCAGCAAAGCAGATTTACTTATACTCCGGACTCAAAAGTTAAGAGTATTGCAGATGAATTTAGAAATCGAAAAATTCCGTGTGACGTTCTCTGGATGGATATTGACTATATGGATGAATATAAGGTGTTTACTTTTAATCAGAGTACATTTGGCAATCCCAAAGGGCTGAATGATTATTTGCACAGTAAAAATTTTAAGGCGGTATATATGATTGATCCTGGTGTAAAAAAGCAGCCTGGTTATTTTGTATACGATCAGGGAAAAGCGGGTAATCATTGGGTACAAAAGGCAGATGGTACAGAATTTAATGGTCAGGTCTGGCCCGGGGATGTTGCCTTTCCGGATTATACAAGACCTGAAACCCGTACATGGTGGGCTGGATTGTATAAAGATTTCATGAACAGAGGAATAGACGGGATTTGGAATGACATGAATGAACCTTCTGTATTTGACACTCAGAACAAAACAATGCCTGAAGATAATTTGCATCGTGGAGGAAATGGACTGCCAGCAGGTACACATGCAAGATACCATAACGTATTTGGCTATTTGATGGTCAAAGCTAGCCGAGAAGGTATCGCTGCAGCTAATCCGGATAAACGCCCATTTGTTTTATCACGTTCCAATTTTTTGGGTGGACAAAGATATGCAGCTACTTGGACAGGAGATAATTCTTCTACCTGGGCACATTTAAAGCTGTCTATTCCGATGTCTATAACATTAGGGCTTTCCGGTCAGCCTATTTCCGGTCCTGATATTGGCGGTTTCAACAACGATTGTACGCCTGATTTATTGGGGCACTGGATGGCACTTGGCGCTTATTATCCTTTCTCAAGAAATCATGCTGCGAACAATGCTGTCAATCAGGAACCATGGGTTTTTGGTTCTAAAATTGAAAATGTTTCCCGTACAGCTGTCAATAGAAGATATCGTCTTCTTCCTTATATGTACACACTGTTAAGAGAAGCCTCGGAAACCGGAATGCCTTTAATGAGACCTGTGTTTTTTGCAGATAATACTGATCTGAGTCTGCGAAATGAACAGCAGGCTTTTATGGTGGGGAAAGATTTACTGGTTGTTCCGAGATGGGCTGTAAATCCGAATCTGCCAAAAGGAAACTGGAATAAAGTAAA
The Flavobacterium flavigenum genome window above contains:
- a CDS encoding SusF/SusE family outer membrane protein, which produces MKNIKNIISFIIMSIVLVSCEDKGLENADWLKEPNFANPMTLSLSVNEVVLVKENEGQNAITFTWTKGNDRGAGTNLTYFLRMDIEGKNFGEGMDKDNDNYTTITEELPQGVFTKTYTVKQLNDLLLKNFKRPGGVVTNLQLQIIARVDNSKQFQLPEVSTSTFSATSYSPGPLPLFMVGDAISGNWDYSTGKSLPEITERTIYNYIGNFSVGSFKVIEKPGNELPSYDPAAGNTLVYNETEPRTADNVFKVAESGRHSLYMDIDQKTYVFGYVPYENIYMVGNAITGIGWDIGKAKQMTWDPKNPEVFSYKGQFDAGEFKLYTQQGNWGGRALMPAINLTKLVPDAAPTPMSLMPNANPDNKWLIEATGNYELIVNPAKMTIALKKL